Within Bdellovibrio bacteriovorus HD100, the genomic segment TGAGTGATTTTTTGACCTTCTTCTGGAAGTTCCACGTAAACCACTTCACCCAATTGGTCTTGAGCGAACTCAGTGATGCCTACGGTTACGATGTTCTCGTCAACTTGAGCCCATTCGTGTTCTTTTGTGTAGTAGTAATCTTCAGGAATATGAAATCCCATGTCTGGCTCCTTATTTCGTTACAAACGGTGTTTTGCAAACCACGGCTTTCACTTTACGGCCGCGGATATCCAGAAGGAATTCAGTTCCTTCTTTCGCGTAAGCCACATCGATAAAAGCAATACCGATAGGCTCGTCCAGGGTCGGTGAGTGTGTACCACTAGTTACCTTGCCGATTTCTTTGTTGTCAAAAGAAAACAGGCTGTATCCCTGACGGGGGATGCCCTTCTCAAGCATCTTAAATCCCACAAGATTTCTGGTTAGGCCGGCTTCTTTTTTGCCCACGATTTGGGCTTTGTTCATGAAGTCCTTTTTAGCCGGTTTAATAACCCAGCCAAGGCCCGCTTCGTATGGATTCGTCGTGTCATCGATTTCGTGGCCATACAGGGAGTACTTCATTTCGGTTCTTAGGGTGTCACGAGCGCCCAAACCGATGCCCATGCAGCCCAGGTCCTTGCCTTTTTCCAGCAAAGTCATCCACAGGTCCGCCGTGCCCGCCGCCTCGACAAAGACTTCACAGCCTTTTTCGCCGGTGTAGCCGGTGGTGGCGATCATGATCTTGTGGCCCTTGAACGTGCCGGATTTGACCGTGAAGGACTTCATTTCGCTGACTTTGATGTCAAAGACGCGGTCACACAGTTCCAGGGCTTTCGGGCCTTGGATGGCGATCTGACCCCAAAGGTCGGATTCGTCGGTGATGTCGGCACCCTTGTTGTGTTTGGTCATCCAGGCAAAGTCTTTGTCTTTGTTAGAGGCGTTCACACACACCAGATAGTCGGAATCTTTAGACAGGCAGTAAACGATGATATCGTCAACCAGACCGCCCTGATCATTCGGCAGCAGAGAATACTGAGCTTCGCCGTCGTTCAGCTTGGAAACGTCGTTGGTGGTCAGCCACTCCAGAGTCTCCAGGGCTTTAGGTCCCTTGACGCGAACTTCGCCCATGTGGGAGACGTCGAATAGGCCCACGTTCGTGCGCACGTTGTTGTGCTCTTCACGAAGACCGATGTATTGAACGGGCATATACCAACCGGCAAAGTCGACCATGCGGGCGCCCAGCTTTTCATGTGTGTCTGCTAAAGGTGTCTTTTTCATGCGGTTGCATAATCCTTTCCCCGTGACATTCAGTCAATGAGGATTCTATCTTGCGGCTCCATGTTCAAACTCTCGCGCCGCATGCAGCTTATTTACGATCATCTTCTGCCCGGAAAGCCCGTCTGGGACTTCTGTTGCGACCACGGCTATATGGGTTTAAACGCCTATGAAAGCGGTTTGTTCACCGAGGTTCACTTTGTCGACCAGGTCCCGCACATCATCGAGCGCCTGGAGCAGCGCTTTCAGAATGAGTACTTCCGCGAAGATTCAGCCTGTCAGGCGTTTTTCCACCCGCAGCCGGGAGGAGCTCTTGAGCTGTCCATCCAAGGCAGCGTGGTGATCGCCGGAGTGGGGGCTCACTCTATTCTGGAAATTATCAGATCTTTGACGGAAAAAGGTGTTCTGAGTGCGGACCGATTGATATTGGGTCCACAGCGTGACGAAGAAAA encodes:
- a CDS encoding SAM-dependent methyltransferase — protein: MFKLSRRMQLIYDHLLPGKPVWDFCCDHGYMGLNAYESGLFTEVHFVDQVPHIIERLEQRFQNEYFREDSACQAFFHPQPGGALELSIQGSVVIAGVGAHSILEIIRSLTEKGVLSADRLILGPQRDEEKLFVWLQNLPHFSYKSDSEILAIDERGRNRKLLIFDKIL
- the gcvT gene encoding glycine cleavage system aminomethyltransferase GcvT, with amino-acid sequence MKKTPLADTHEKLGARMVDFAGWYMPVQYIGLREEHNNVRTNVGLFDVSHMGEVRVKGPKALETLEWLTTNDVSKLNDGEAQYSLLPNDQGGLVDDIIVYCLSKDSDYLVCVNASNKDKDFAWMTKHNKGADITDESDLWGQIAIQGPKALELCDRVFDIKVSEMKSFTVKSGTFKGHKIMIATTGYTGEKGCEVFVEAAGTADLWMTLLEKGKDLGCMGIGLGARDTLRTEMKYSLYGHEIDDTTNPYEAGLGWVIKPAKKDFMNKAQIVGKKEAGLTRNLVGFKMLEKGIPRQGYSLFSFDNKEIGKVTSGTHSPTLDEPIGIAFIDVAYAKEGTEFLLDIRGRKVKAVVCKTPFVTK